A stretch of the Lolium perenne isolate Kyuss_39 chromosome 3, Kyuss_2.0, whole genome shotgun sequence genome encodes the following:
- the LOC127342573 gene encoding early nodulin-like protein 18, whose amino-acid sequence MLQLFPGRRRGYPVLVVAMAVAVLSAANPRAAVDAYKNYTVGDDKGWYDGLAVDYQAWAEGYNFSLGDFLIFNTDKNHSVVQTRNETVYKSCDYDDSAPEDTVDWSAAAPEFSKDAVTAAVPLLKEGKTYFFSGNYDGEQCESGQRFAIAVAHGQGLPPDLRPPVADAPGPAAGPDSADAAPAFDFSHPKNVSTPSYTDDSDDESSSSTSGSSLTLASLRPGLMIMALAVLFVMQV is encoded by the exons ATGCTGCAGCTCTTCCCCGGCCGGCGCCGGGGCTACCCCGTTCTCGTGGTCGCCATGGCGGTTGCCGTCCTGAGCGCCGCTAACCCGCGCGCCGCCGTGGACGCGTACAAGAACTACACCGTCGGCGACGACAAGGGGTGGTACGACGGCCTCGCCGTCGACTACCAGGCCTGGGCCGAGGGCTACAATTTTAGCCTCGGAGATTTCCTCA TATTCAACACGGACAAGAACCACTCGGTGGTGCAGACGCGGAACGAGACCGTGTACAAGAGCTGCGACTACGACGACTCCGCCCCAGAGGACACCGTCGATTGGTCGGCCGCCGCGCCGGAGTTCAGCAAGGATGCCGTCACGGCCGCCGTGCCGCTGCTCAAGGAGGGCAAAACCTACTTCTTCTCCGGGAACTACGACGGCGAGCAGTGCGAGAGCGGCCAGCGCTTCGCCATAGCCGTCGCGCATGGCCAGGGCCTACCACCGGACCTCAGGCCACCGGTGGCAGACGCGCCGGGGCCAGCGGCCGGGCCGGATAGCGCAGACGCGGCGCCGGCCTTCGACTTCAGCCACCCAAAGAACGTCTCCACGCCGTCGTACACGGATGATTCCGATGACGAGTCGAGCAGTAGCACTTCGGGTTCTAGTCTGACTCTAGCCAGTCTCCGGCCCGGCCTCATGATCATGGCTCTAGCTGTGCTCTTTGTAATGCAGGTGTAG